One genomic region from Camelus bactrianus isolate YW-2024 breed Bactrian camel chromosome 3, ASM4877302v1, whole genome shotgun sequence encodes:
- the CCL28 gene encoding C-C motif chemokine 28, protein MQQTGLALMALAACVALHPSEAILPIASSCCTEVSHHISRRLLERVNVCRIQRADGDCDLAAVILHVKRRRICVSAHNHVIKQWMKEQAAKKDAKGNVCQKKHHGRKNSKGAHQGKRETHGHKTPY, encoded by the exons ATGCAGCAGACAGGACTCGCTCTCATGGCCTTGGCTGCCTGTGTGGCTCTTCATCCCTCGGAAG ccATACTCCCCATTGCCTCCAGCTGCTGCACCGAGGTTTCACATCATATTTCCAGAAGGCTTCTGGAAAGAGTGAATGTGTGTCGCATTCAGAGAGCTGACGGGGATTGTGACTTGGCTGCTGTCAT CCTTCATGTCAAGCGCAGAAGAATCTGCGTCAGCGCACACAATCATGTTATTAAGCAGTGGATGAAGGAACAAGCAGCTAAGAAAGATGCTAAAGGCAACGTTTGCCAGAAGAAACACCATGGCAGGAAGAACAGTAAAGGGGCACATCAGGGGAAGCGTGAAACACATGGCCACAAAACTCCTTATTAG